Genomic segment of Mucilaginibacter sabulilitoris:
CCATCTCAGGTGGCAATATTTTTGAAAGCCTGATGGAAGTATGCAAATATTGCTCTTTAGGACAGATTAGTCACGCGCTTTATGAGGTTGGCGGGCAGTACAGAAGGAATATGTAGAGCCCCCCGGTCCCGTGAGGGGGTGTTGTTAAAAAGGGAGAAACGGGTTAAACAGATTTACTGATTAGCCTTTTCACCGCCTTTCCGCAATCCTAACAATCCCAGCAATCCAAACAATCCTAAAAGGCCCCAGTTGTTGTGGCTATCTGTCGATGCTGGCTGTTCGGTGGGTTTTGATACCTCTGCGGCCGAAGCAGATCTTACGCTTGAGTCGCCCGCGGCTACCGAGCCATTGCTATCGGCGAGGGTACCGGTGCCTGTTCCTGATACTGTAGCTGCTCCGGGTGCCCCCTGGCTGGAGCCGTTGCCTGCACCTGCTCCGTTTGGTTTAGTGGTTGATGATGTATCCGTTTTAACCGATTGCGCCATTACCGGGGTAACGGCGCCAAGTAATGTACTTATGGCCAGTACATGTACTATTGTTTTTAATGCTTTCATTTTATAGGTTTTGATGTAGTTATAAAATAACAATAGCTATGCCACTGATTAAATCCGCTTTCCTGGCAAGAAGTATTTTCAATCAATATTTTAAATTGGATAACTCCTCCCATTAAAATATAGCGCTGGAAATATAAATTTGCTGTATGCAACCTCAACACCAGGAAGACCAAACTTTTACCAAAATTATTGCCGACCAGATAACCGGACATAACCGAACCTATGAGAACTGCAGATTTATCAACTGCGATTTTTCCTATGCTAATTTGTATAGTCTTGTTTTTACCGATTGCACATTTGAGGATTGCAACCTGTCACTCGCCGATGTAAGTAGTGCGGGCTTTCAAAACATCAACTTTATACATTGTAAGCTAAGCGGCGTAAATTTTAGCAAAAGCATTGATTTTTTGTTCGAGGTGCATTTTGAAAACTGCATACTGGATAATGCCGTTTTCTACAAAAAGAAGAACAAAAAATCCCGGTTCAGCGATTGTTCCATGGTAGAGACCGATTTTACAGAGTGCGACCTCACTGATACCAAATTCATTAACTGTAACCTTAACCGGGCATTTTTTAGCCGAACCATACTCAAGGGCGCCGATTTGCGTACGTCATATAATTTCACCATCGATCCGGATGATAACCAGCTCAAAAAAGCGCAGTTTTCGGTTCATGGTCTGCCCGGCTTGCTCAGTAAATATGATATTAAGATTGAAGGATAATATTTTGACTATTTATTTAGTTATATTTATTATTCGATAAACCTTATGCAAAAAATCACATTGCTTGCTGGATTAATATTTTTTATACTTAGTGCATCTGCACAAGATAATAAATCGGTTTGCGACAAAATAAACAACCTGAATACGGCTATACTTAACGGGCAAATCAAGCGGCCTGACGCGGCTAAACAATTCAAAACCCTGATCAATCAATTACGGCAAAACAGGCACGTACCTGAAGCATTAGATGGATGGGTATTCCCGCTCCGCAAATATAATTACCATGCTATTGGCGGCAACGGGAGCGGCTATTCTGATAAAGGTTACCATTACCTGGATGGAAATAAACACTCGGCCCACCCTGCCCACGATATTTTTATAAATGATAAAAATCAGGATTGTTTAGACGATAAATCAAGTAAGCCGGTTGATGTACTCGCCGTTGATTATGGTATTGTGATTGCCTGCTCAAACGAATGGGAACCAACCAGTGGTTTGCGCGGAGGTAAATATATATGGATAAATGACAACTATGGTCAGCTTATTTATTATGCCCATAACCAGGCCATCTTTGTAAAGCCAGGAGACGAAGTAAAAGCAGGTCAGACAATTGCCAGGGTCGGTCGTACCGGCTACAATGCTTACAAAAAACGATCCCCTACGCATTTACATTTTTCGGCATTTAAGTTAGTTGATGATCTACCCGTGCCTTACAACCCTTATGAACAACTAAAAAAGGCGAAAACATTATGAAAGGTTTACTCCTGCTTACTTTATCAGTATTGCTTATTGCGCCGGCAAAAACCGACAATGTTTTGACCCGCTTTAAAATACCCGCCGGCTATCACCGCTTAACGGCTGCACCGGGTAGTTTTGGTAACTGGCTTCAAACCTTGCCGCTTAAGCCCGCAGGAACCCCTGCACGCACCTACAAAGGCAATGTTGCCAGTACCGAGAGCTATACCGCTGGTATTGTTGATATGAGCATAGGCAATCAGGATTTGCAACAATGCGCCGATGCCGTGATGCGCTTGCGTGGCGAATATCTTTATCAACAAAAAAACTATAAAGCCATCAGCTTTAATTTTACGAGCGGGTTCCGTTGCGATTTTGCCCATTATGCGGATGGTTACAGGTATAGCAATGATCACTGGGTTTTAAAAGCTAAAAAAGATTACAGCTATCCTAACTTTTTGCGTTACATGAATCTGGTATTCAGCTATGCTGGTACGCTGTCATTGCAAAAAGAGTTAAAACCGGTTCAGGATATATCAGCAATTAAAGCGGGGGATGTTTTTATAAAGGGCGGCTCTCCCGGGCATTGTTTTGCAGTCATGGACGTTATAGAAAATGCACAGCACCACAAAAAATTTCTGCTGGCTCAAAGTTATATGCCAGCTCAAAATATACAGATATTGCAGTATTTCGGCGATCCATGGTTTAGCGCCGATATAGCTTCGGGTATTCCTTATGCCGAATTGATTAAGCCAGCATATCTGAAACGCTTTAATTAAGCGTTTTGTAGGCTTATCTCTACACTACATCATCATATTTATAACTCATAAACCCGGGTAAATTTCAGGATCTAAACTTCAAACTGACAGTCGGTTAACGGCTTTTAGAAAGCCGGGATATATTAAAAGGCATGGTGATTGTCCATCTATTGATAATAAACAAAAGGATAATCACCATGAGGATATAGCAATTGACGGATTCCAGCTTTTTATCATTACCCTGCTGCTATTGTTTGTAGTGCTCAGCATCATGGGTTTAGCCGGTCGGTTTGACTATTGGACAACCCGTTTCACCCGCCACACCAGGCATATGACCAGCAGAGTCCGCGGCTACTTTGATCGCAAACTCAAACGTGAACAGCTCCGCCACGACAGATAGCACAGTCCTATCTTTTTTCTACCCTGTCATAAAATCCGCCGAAAGAGTTCAGCTTCACCCCATCTTCCCTGAAAAAATCGCCGGGGAAACCAAGTTCAATGGCGCTGGCATCACTAAGTCTTTTCAGTTGATCTTCGCTTAGGGTAACATCAACGGTTTTCAGGTTATCCAGCAGTTGATCAACTTTGGTAGCGCCTACTATCGGGATACATGAAAAACCCTGCTGGCGGGTCCAATTTAGGGCTACATGACTTTCAGATACGCCCAGTTCAGCCGCTATGTCCATAACTACCTTAGTAATGGCTTCGCTGCGCGCGTCCAGTCTTTTGCTTTCGGGTTTTATCCTGCCTTTATCGCCTTTTAAATATTTACCGGTAAGCGCCCCGCCGGCCAATGGCGCCCAGGGCGTAACCGTCATACCGAAATGTTTGGCCATCGGTATCAGCTCCCGCTCGGCAGTACGGGCCAATAGGCTGTATTCTACCTGTAGAGCGATGAACTGGCTCCAGCCCATAAATTCAGCCAGTGTATTCCCTTTAGCTATTACCCAGGCCGGTGTATCACTAATAGCGGCATAAGTAACCTTGCCTTGTTTTATCAAATCGTCCATGGCGCGCATTACTTCATCAATCGGCGTAATATCATCCCAGATGTGCAGGTATAAAACATCAATAAAATCAGTCTTTAAACGCTTCAGGCTTTCCTCCACACTGCGCATCATGTTTTTGCGGTTATTGCCCGATGCGTTAGGGTTGGTCATATTATCCTTTAAAGTATATTTAGTAGCCAGTACAAAATAATCACGGTCATGATTGCTCATGTATTCGCCTATTATTTTTTCGCTGGTACCCAGTTTATAAATATTGGCCGTATCTAAAAAATTGCCGCCGGCATTGGCGTAGGCATCCATGATGGAAAAACTGGTATCCTTATCAGCCCCCCACCCGGCTTCGGTACCGAAACCCATAGTTCCTAAACATAATTCTGAAACTTTAAGGCCCGAGCGGCCAAGTAATTTGTAATTCATACAGGTAGTATTTAATGATCCTTTTCAACAATGTCATTGCGAGGAAGCCCCTCTAAATCTCCCCCAAAGGAGGAGACTTTAAAAATATTCTAAAGCCCTCTCCCCTGGAGAGGGTTGGGTGAGGTTCCCTGCAATGGCACGGTTTGTTTAACAAACAATATTAACTATTGCTTTGTAATATTAAACATACAAATGTATTATCATGAAAATTATAACCCTGCATACAGCAATTAACATAACTGAACTTTACAGTATCCTGCAACAAAAGGTTAACCCGCTTTTTCATGAGCAAAAACAAAGCGATATTAATTTCACTATAACCCGTAAGGATGATGTCATCGAGATTTCGCAGCCCGAAATGTATGAGGGTGTTCTGTTCAGTATTGTTATTAAAGGAACTGAATTACACATAACCCGCAATGAGCATTATGTTGATGATGTAAACTCACTCACTGTTGAATCCATCCTTAACGACCTGTTTAATGGCCTCTCCCGGAATCAAGGTACCGATCTGGTGCAGGAAGGCTAAAAGATTTGAAATATAATTTTTAGCTTTAACATAAAATCTGCCTGTTATGCCTAAAAATTATTGCCTCCTCATCTTGCTTTTATTAGCGGCGTTTACAACCCAAGCTCAAAAAAAAACCGACGTAAAGGGTTACCCTATAATTATTAATCGCGACACGCTTTTTACATTTTATGCCGGGCAAGGTTTGTTTGAGCCTGCGGAGCGGGCCGCCATTGTAACTAAACGTATTGAGGGCCTGGTTAACCGCATTGATTTTAACGCCGACTCCCTTACCTTAAAAAACGACACTGCTGTTTCGGTAATTGCATACAACTCGCAAATTATACTGGCTGTAAATAATAAAGACGCTACATTTTCTGAACTCCCCCGCGCCCAACTGGCAGCCAGCTATCTGGATATACTGAAAAAAAAGCTGGGTAATTATTTTACTACCAATAACACCAAACAAATGGTCATTAATATCCTGCAGGCCATAGCGGTGGTTATTCTTGTTATTGCTTTAATCTGGGCGTTAAATAAGGGCTCCAGGTGGGTAAAGCTAAGAGTATTAAGGACGTGGGAAAATCGTATGGACAAACTGGCGGCACAGGGCGCCCCGGTTAAGTATGCCAAGCGCCTGTTGCCGCTTATCACCAGTTTATTGCGTATAGCCCGGTTTATATTGATCATTATTGTGGTTTACCTGGCACTACCGGTGCTGTTCTTTATTTTTCCATCGTCAAAGCCAATTGCATCGCAGCTGCTGAGTTATGTGGTAAATCCGTTTAAAAGCATATTGCTGGCCCTTGTGCATTATATACCCAACCTGCTTACCATTGCCGTTATTTATGTGGTAACACGGTATATTGTAAAACTGGTGAAATTTATAGCCAATGAAATTGCATTGGGAGCCATCACCATTAACAGCTTTTACCCGGAGTGGGCCATGCCTACCTACAATATTATCAGGGTGCTTTTATACGCATTTATGTTTGTTGTGATATTTCCATATCTGCCCGGTTCCGATTCAAAAATATTTCAGGGAGTGACCGTTTTTTTAGGGGTATTATTTTCGCTTGGATCTTCGTCGGCCATATCTAATATGGTAGCTGGCATTGTGCTTACGTATATGCGGCCGTATAAAGTTGGCGACCGTATTAAGGTAGGTGATGCCATGGGCGATGTAGTTGAAAAAAACCTGCTGGTAACCCGCCTGCGTACCATTAAAAACGAAGACATTACCATACCCAATGGCACCATATTAAGCGGGCATACCACCAATTACAGCACAGTGGCCAAAACCATGGGCCTCATATTAAATACCACAGTTACCATTGGTTACGATGTGCCCTGGCAAACAGTACATAACCTGCTTATCAGCGCGGCCGAAGCCACTGAGGGCGTATCAACCGAGCAAAAGCCTTTTGTGCTGCAAACAGCGCTTAATGATTTTAATGTAAGCTACCAGGTAAACGCCTATACCCCGCTATCAAACCAAATGGCAGGCGTTTATTCCCGGCTGCACCAAAACATACAGGATAAATTTAACGAAGCCGGGGTAGAGATCATGTCGCCGCATTATACTGCATTGCGGGATGGCAACCATATACAGATACCCGCGGATTATGTACCGGAAGACTATAAAAAGCCGGGGTTTAAGGTGGAGGGGGAATAAATAAACAGATTATAAAAAACATGTCATTGCGAGCGATAGCGTGGCAATCTCAAGCTATACAGGGAGACACTTGCATAGGTCGCGATTGCTTCGTCGTTCCTCCTCGCAATGACATTAAGGAGGTGTACACGACACATAAAAGATCCTTCGCCCCCGCTCAGGATGACAAGTTTGTTATTTTTCCTAAAACAAAAGAGGCGCAGATGATGCGCCTCTTTTCTATATTTTAACCAAGAAGTCTATCCGTTTATCCAACTGAACTTGTACTCCAGCATGGGGTTTTTCATCCGCTCGGCAACACGCAGTAAACGTGTTGGCAGGTTCATGATATAATCACGTGCTTTTTCTCCGGCTTCGTTAAGGTCGGTAGCACTTTCAATGTGCCAGTCTTCAATCAGTTCTTTTAGTATATCTACATAGTCAATAGCGGTGTAGATACCCAGGCGTTGGGCAGCATCCGTAAAATGACCAAAGGTTTGACCAATTTTCAAACCTACTTCACGTAAAAAGTGTGCAGGCATCACAATCTTTTTGCGCATCATATCTTCAAAGGCTATCATGGCTTCGCTTGGGTCAACTTCAAATATCTTTTCGATAAAGTATTTGTAAGCCTTGGCATGACGCGCCTCATCGCCGGCAATAACACCGCACATTTTTGACAGCAGGGTATCGCCATCTTTTTTGGCCTGTGAAGCCACACGTCTGTGCGATACATTGGTAGCCAGCTCCTGGAACGATGTATATATAAAGTTGCGGTAAGGATCGGTACCGGTACCAATATCAAAGCCATCGGCTATGAGGTACTGGGTTGATACTTCCATCATGCGCATGTTAACACGGCCAGACAGGTACAGATATTTGTTTAACAGGTCACCGTGACGGTTCTCTTCGGCAGTCCAGTGACGGGTCCATTTCATCCAACCGCCTTCTTCATCTTTTGAAACGCCTTCAACCATGGTAAGCCATGATTCGTAAGTTGGCAGGGCTTCTTCTGTTATAGTATCACCAATTAAAACTGCAATAAGGTCATAGCTTAAGCCCTGGGCGCTTTCCTGCAATTCTTTAATTTCGCTGAAAAAAGAATCTCTTGTAGAATCGGGTAAAAAATCAGACGGTTGCCATATTGTATCAACAGGTTTTAAATATTCGAACATTTTTTCGAGCATAAATTGCTCAATATGTCCCATTACCTCCCGACGTTTTTCTTCAAAAAATTTCATAACAGAATATTACTCAACAAAGGTAATCAATTAAAAATTATTAACATTATTTCATTTTGCAGCGCTATAGCCTATGGCATCACGCATACAGGCCGATAGTGATTTAACAGATGGCTTACCCGTAAATATAGAAAAGGAACTGTTATAATCCCAAAGCATACCAGGTATATTTAATTTTTTAAGCGCAACCCTCACGGCCTTAATATACCTGCAGCGGCTGCCAGGATCGGCGTATTTATTATACACCCCATACTCGCCGCATATAATGGGTACCCCATACTTATCTGCCCAGTTTTTTACTATCCGCAGCTTATCATTTATCGACCGCTCATTACCGTCAATTTTGTACAGGTTATAATTACTTTCGCCGGAGGTGCCTTTTGCTTTTGGGTTAAGGGCTGGAAAATTTTCCGCATTATAAGGAAATGATACCCCGGTTGTTGCTACCTGGTTGCCTACCCACTCCGCGCCCTGGTGGGTAAAAAAGAAAGGCTCGTAAAAATGGAAGGTATAAATAATATTTTCGTCGGCCAGGCGCACAAATCTGCTCAATTCGTAAATACTGTTATAGTTAGAAGCCCCTATGATTAAGGTGCGCTGCTTGTCAATTTTCCGGATGGCGGTTAGAATATTGTATGCGGCATCTTTCCACACTTTGGGGTTTATTTTGGGCGGTTCATTGTACAGTTCAAAAAAAACATCGTCGGGGTTTTCGTGCTTATATCTTTGTGTTAATTTAAGCCAAAGGGCAATTATTTTTGGCGTTTCAGTTAAATAATTAGTATCCGTAAGTTTCCCATAATGATAATCTATTACCAGCTTAAAACCGTAAGTATGGCATTGTTTTATAACCTTGTCTATACAGGTAAACACACGTTCGGCGGGTATATGTTCAGCTTCAAACCGGCTAAAGGCCACCGGGAGCCTGATGCTCTTAAAACCCAGCTTTTTGAGCAGCTCAAGATCGGTTTTTTTGATGCCTTCTTCGCTTAATGGTTGTTTAACCCAGGTTTGCTCGAGCCATGAAATACTAATGCCATTATTGAGGCTTTGTGCACGTTTAAACGCCTGTGCACGTAACTGCTGTACCTTTGGACTGCTTTTTGCATCAGCGCAAACGGCTGTTAATATTATTATTAACAAATAGTTTAAGAGTTGCGTAAAAGGAATGGTTTTGTTACTCAATATTTTAAACCTATTATAAACCGTTAACACGTAGCCTAAATTTTAAATATAATTCAAGATAACGAATAATGTTTGTTCAAATTTCGAAAGACGAATTAATAAAGGAAACCGCAAAAAAAGCGTGGTACCAAACAAATAATATTATTTGGACTATCATATTTATTTACCCGCTTTTCTTTATTATCGATTTAGTATATGCAAAGGATGTATGGGTTCAGTTTTTTATTGTACGATTAATAACCTGCGCTTTGATTTTTGGCTTGCACACCATTTTTGTAGCCAAAAGATATGATTACAGGCTGTTGCTCCATATGAGTCTTTTTATGCTTTCGGTTACATCGGCCGTTTTATGTAATATAGTTCCTATTCAAAGCCTTAACATTTATTACCTGCTTTTTGCAACTGTTATATTGTTTTTTAACCTGCAGGTTTTCTGGGAACCTGTAAACTCCATTATTCAAACCCTGATAGCATTATTGTTATTAGCTATATTTTTTAATTTATTAAGTGAGTATAATTTAGATATTGTTATCAGTAACGGCGGACAGCTGTTTTTTATAATAGCCCTGTTATCATGTATTATTCCGGGTACCCGCTATAAGGTAATGAAAAGGGATGTACGCTCGCAGATTTTGATTGAAAAATCAAATGAGCAGTTAAAGCAGCAAAATACCGACATCAATGCTAAAAACAACCTCATCGACGCGCAATATGAACAACTGCGCAAGCTTGACGGCCAAAAGAACAGCTTTATTAATATAGCTGGTCATGATCTTAAAAACCTTATCGGATCAATTGTGATGAGCAATAACATGATCAAAGAGGAAGACTACCGTTTAAGCACCGATCAAAAGGAGTTTGTGGGTTATATTTCAGAATCGGCCGAAAAGATGCAGTATATGCTCAATAAGCTGATGGATGTAAAGGAGATCGAGTCGCCGGAGATGAAATTTAATCTTGAGGTATTTGATGCCAATGTTGAAGTGATGCATGTTTTCAGGGGGTTGTATGAAACCGCACAGATGAAGAATATTCATCTTACCAACAACATATTAAAACTGCCTCTGAACGTTAGGCTCGACCGTGTATTTGCCGGTCAGGTGTTTCAGAACCTGTTATCAAACGCTATTAAATTTTCGCAAACCAATAATGAGATCAGGGTGGTTACCAGCCTGCAGCGCCAAAAATTTGTTTTTGAAATTATTGATGAAGGCATTGCCATAGGCCAGCAGGAGCTTGACATGATGTTCAATAAATTAAAAACCCTTAATGATACATCGGGCGTTAATGAAAGCCGCCTTGGGTTGGGCCTTTCCATTGCCAAATTAATGACCCAGGAACTGGGTGGCGAACTTAACTATCGCAGCGACGATAACGGCAATTATTTCAGAGTTGAATTTTACGTTATAAATTAATATTTACAGCCAAATGAATAAATTTTTATCCCTATTAGCCTTTGTTTTTCTATTTAGTACAGCGACGCGGGCACAAAGCATAGTAACCTTTAAATCGCTTGGGCATGAGGACGATGTGATATATGGAATGAGCGGTGCCAATTCATTTTATGTTAAAATTACACCGCTTACAGAAATGAATGGCAGTAAGCTGGTATTATATTTTGAGCCTTCACAAGCGCTGATAAAGGAACGCTCATACATCAACATAGTTATTAATAACAAACCTGCGTTTAGCGGTCATTTAACAAAAGATTCGATACAGAAACTTACCCTAAACCTAACCCGGGCCGATCTGTCGCCCGATAAGTATTTGAAAATTCAGGTTAAAACTTTACTCACTATAACCGATGATGAGTGTAAGGATCTGGACAATCCTGCTTTATGGTTAAAGGTTAAAAATTATTCATACCTGTCATTAGTAAAAAGCAACAAGAGCTTTTTTGATAACGTAAATATCAGCAACTGCTTTGATTCAAAAAAAGCAATAGTTTATCCTTCAAATCCAAGTCTGCATGATCTTAAGGCTGTAGCCTGGGCATATTCCCGGTTAAAAAAGACACAAAACAGGAATATACAGGTTTATGAAGAAAGTAAATTACCCGA
This window contains:
- a CDS encoding acyl-ACP desaturase, whose amino-acid sequence is MKFFEEKRREVMGHIEQFMLEKMFEYLKPVDTIWQPSDFLPDSTRDSFFSEIKELQESAQGLSYDLIAVLIGDTITEEALPTYESWLTMVEGVSKDEEGGWMKWTRHWTAEENRHGDLLNKYLYLSGRVNMRMMEVSTQYLIADGFDIGTGTDPYRNFIYTSFQELATNVSHRRVASQAKKDGDTLLSKMCGVIAGDEARHAKAYKYFIEKIFEVDPSEAMIAFEDMMRKKIVMPAHFLREVGLKIGQTFGHFTDAAQRLGIYTAIDYVDILKELIEDWHIESATDLNEAGEKARDYIMNLPTRLLRVAERMKNPMLEYKFSWING
- a CDS encoding DUF4846 domain-containing protein, which produces MKGLLLLTLSVLLIAPAKTDNVLTRFKIPAGYHRLTAAPGSFGNWLQTLPLKPAGTPARTYKGNVASTESYTAGIVDMSIGNQDLQQCADAVMRLRGEYLYQQKNYKAISFNFTSGFRCDFAHYADGYRYSNDHWVLKAKKDYSYPNFLRYMNLVFSYAGTLSLQKELKPVQDISAIKAGDVFIKGGSPGHCFAVMDVIENAQHHKKFLLAQSYMPAQNIQILQYFGDPWFSADIASGIPYAELIKPAYLKRFN
- a CDS encoding sensor histidine kinase, coding for MFVQISKDELIKETAKKAWYQTNNIIWTIIFIYPLFFIIDLVYAKDVWVQFFIVRLITCALIFGLHTIFVAKRYDYRLLLHMSLFMLSVTSAVLCNIVPIQSLNIYYLLFATVILFFNLQVFWEPVNSIIQTLIALLLLAIFFNLLSEYNLDIVISNGGQLFFIIALLSCIIPGTRYKVMKRDVRSQILIEKSNEQLKQQNTDINAKNNLIDAQYEQLRKLDGQKNSFINIAGHDLKNLIGSIVMSNNMIKEEDYRLSTDQKEFVGYISESAEKMQYMLNKLMDVKEIESPEMKFNLEVFDANVEVMHVFRGLYETAQMKNIHLTNNILKLPLNVRLDRVFAGQVFQNLLSNAIKFSQTNNEIRVVTSLQRQKFVFEIIDEGIAIGQQELDMMFNKLKTLNDTSGVNESRLGLGLSIAKLMTQELGGELNYRSDDNGNYFRVEFYVIN
- a CDS encoding glycoside hydrolase family 5 protein; this encodes MLIIILTAVCADAKSSPKVQQLRAQAFKRAQSLNNGISISWLEQTWVKQPLSEEGIKKTDLELLKKLGFKSIRLPVAFSRFEAEHIPAERVFTCIDKVIKQCHTYGFKLVIDYHYGKLTDTNYLTETPKIIALWLKLTQRYKHENPDDVFFELYNEPPKINPKVWKDAAYNILTAIRKIDKQRTLIIGASNYNSIYELSRFVRLADENIIYTFHFYEPFFFTHQGAEWVGNQVATTGVSFPYNAENFPALNPKAKGTSGESNYNLYKIDGNERSINDKLRIVKNWADKYGVPIICGEYGVYNKYADPGSRCRYIKAVRVALKKLNIPGMLWDYNSSFSIFTGKPSVKSLSACMRDAIGYSAAK
- a CDS encoding mechanosensitive ion channel family protein codes for the protein MPKNYCLLILLLLAAFTTQAQKKTDVKGYPIIINRDTLFTFYAGQGLFEPAERAAIVTKRIEGLVNRIDFNADSLTLKNDTAVSVIAYNSQIILAVNNKDATFSELPRAQLAASYLDILKKKLGNYFTTNNTKQMVINILQAIAVVILVIALIWALNKGSRWVKLRVLRTWENRMDKLAAQGAPVKYAKRLLPLITSLLRIARFILIIIVVYLALPVLFFIFPSSKPIASQLLSYVVNPFKSILLALVHYIPNLLTIAVIYVVTRYIVKLVKFIANEIALGAITINSFYPEWAMPTYNIIRVLLYAFMFVVIFPYLPGSDSKIFQGVTVFLGVLFSLGSSSAISNMVAGIVLTYMRPYKVGDRIKVGDAMGDVVEKNLLVTRLRTIKNEDITIPNGTILSGHTTNYSTVAKTMGLILNTTVTIGYDVPWQTVHNLLISAAEATEGVSTEQKPFVLQTALNDFNVSYQVNAYTPLSNQMAGVYSRLHQNIQDKFNEAGVEIMSPHYTALRDGNHIQIPADYVPEDYKKPGFKVEGE
- a CDS encoding WGxxGxxG family protein, which encodes MKALKTIVHVLAISTLLGAVTPVMAQSVKTDTSSTTKPNGAGAGNGSSQGAPGAATVSGTGTGTLADSNGSVAAGDSSVRSASAAEVSKPTEQPASTDSHNNWGLLGLFGLLGLLGLRKGGEKANQ
- a CDS encoding aldo/keto reductase, with the protein product MNYKLLGRSGLKVSELCLGTMGFGTEAGWGADKDTSFSIMDAYANAGGNFLDTANIYKLGTSEKIIGEYMSNHDRDYFVLATKYTLKDNMTNPNASGNNRKNMMRSVEESLKRLKTDFIDVLYLHIWDDITPIDEVMRAMDDLIKQGKVTYAAISDTPAWVIAKGNTLAEFMGWSQFIALQVEYSLLARTAERELIPMAKHFGMTVTPWAPLAGGALTGKYLKGDKGRIKPESKRLDARSEAITKVVMDIAAELGVSESHVALNWTRQQGFSCIPIVGATKVDQLLDNLKTVDVTLSEDQLKRLSDASAIELGFPGDFFREDGVKLNSFGGFYDRVEKR
- a CDS encoding pentapeptide repeat-containing protein; amino-acid sequence: MQPQHQEDQTFTKIIADQITGHNRTYENCRFINCDFSYANLYSLVFTDCTFEDCNLSLADVSSAGFQNINFIHCKLSGVNFSKSIDFLFEVHFENCILDNAVFYKKKNKKSRFSDCSMVETDFTECDLTDTKFINCNLNRAFFSRTILKGADLRTSYNFTIDPDDNQLKKAQFSVHGLPGLLSKYDIKIEG
- a CDS encoding M23 family metallopeptidase; this encodes MQKITLLAGLIFFILSASAQDNKSVCDKINNLNTAILNGQIKRPDAAKQFKTLINQLRQNRHVPEALDGWVFPLRKYNYHAIGGNGSGYSDKGYHYLDGNKHSAHPAHDIFINDKNQDCLDDKSSKPVDVLAVDYGIVIACSNEWEPTSGLRGGKYIWINDNYGQLIYYAHNQAIFVKPGDEVKAGQTIARVGRTGYNAYKKRSPTHLHFSAFKLVDDLPVPYNPYEQLKKAKTL